Proteins encoded within one genomic window of Oryza brachyantha chromosome 7, ObraRS2, whole genome shotgun sequence:
- the LOC107304574 gene encoding uncharacterized protein LOC107304574 has product MQHHREIVSVDNGCLYAEAMDMSARLCLAANDGLAMASHVMHSAELNLAAPNETSAETIHRTVRVCVSAFMAADGDSYQRKVSRETVASFLGALRGLAALSHILLEGALEAVSHRLPMESLSEYAFNSDVIRRVREADERAGVHGPNGSVSGNLQDSTAGDC; this is encoded by the exons ATGCAACACCACCGCGAAATCGTCTCCGTCGACAATGGCTGCCTT TATGCTGAGGCCATGGATATGTCGGCGCGGCTCTGCCTGGCAGCAAATGATGGTCTCGCCATGGCTTCTCACGTCATG CACAGTGCAGAACTCAATCTCGCTGCGCCCAACGAAACATCTGCAGAAACAATCCACAGG ACGGTCCGGGTGTGCGTGAGCGCCTTCAtggccgccgacggcgactcGTACCAGCGGAAGGTGAGCAGGGAGACGGTGGCCTCGTTCCTGGGCGCTCTGCGAGGCCTCGCGGCGTTGAGCCACATCTTGCTGGAAGGCGCCCTGGAAGCCGTCAGCCACAGGCTGCCCATGGAAAGCCTGTCGGAGTACGCCTTCAACTCCGACGTGATACGCCGAGTTCGAGAGGCAGATGAACGAGCTGGAGTCCATGGTCCAAACGGCTCTGTCTCCGGAAATCTGCAAG ATAGCACTGCCGGTGATTGTTAA